One genomic segment of Capricornis sumatraensis isolate serow.1 chromosome X, serow.2, whole genome shotgun sequence includes these proteins:
- the TCEAL2 gene encoding transcription elongation factor A protein-like 2 isoform X1 — translation MEKLCSENEAKPENQGKMENKEQPLDAGKPGAACTREDEENLENQGWTDPKGKPDEEVLTVTERPESETKPKEGAPESQEKPESEEQAQERKAESEGKPESEGKPVSEEEAKETKAESEGKPESEGKPKEDKPASEPREPRAGRKRPAGEDVPRNAKRKTNKGLAQCLKEYKEAIHDMHLSNEEMIREFDEMARVEDEVKKTRQKLGGFMWMQKSLQDPFHPRGPRELRGGCRAPQRGFEDIPFV, via the coding sequence ATGGAAAAACTCTGCAGTGAAAATGAAGCGAAGCCTGAGAACCAGGGCAAGATGGAAAACAAAGAACAGCCACTGGATGCAGGAAAACCAGGAGCAGCTTGTACTAGGGAAGATGAGGAAAACTTAGAAAACCAGGGATGGACAGATCCCAAGGGAAAACCAGATGAGGAAGTATTAACAGTTACGGAAAGGCCAGAGAGTGAGACCAAGCCAAAAGAAGGAGCCCCAGAGAGCCAAGAAAAGCCAGAGAGTGAGGAACAAGcgcaagaaagaaaagcagagagcgAGGGGAAGCCAGAGAGCGAGGGGAAGCCAGTGAGTGAGgaagaagcaaaagaaacaaaagcagagagCGAGGGGAAGCCAGAGAGCGAGGGGAAGCCAAAAGAAGACAAGCCAGCCAGCGAACCAAGGGAACCGAGGGCTGGCAGAAAGCGCCCCGCTGGGGAGGATGTACCCAGGAACGCCAAAAGAAAAACCAACAAGGGGCTGGCTCAGTGTCTCAAGGAATACAAGGAGGCCATACATGATATGCATTTGAGCAATGAAGAGATGATAAGAGAATTTGATGAGATGGCCAGGGTAGAGGATGAGGTGAAGAAAACCAGACAGAAACTGGGGGGGTTTATGTGGATGCAAAAAAGTTTACAGGACCCCTTCCACCCAAGGGGCCCAAGGGAACTCAGGGGTGGCTGCAGGGCCCCGCAAAGGGGCTTTGAAGACATTCCTTTTGTGTAG
- the TCEAL2 gene encoding transcription elongation factor A protein-like 2 isoform X2 yields the protein MEKLCSENEAKPENQGKMENKEQPLDAGKPGAACTREDEENLENQGWTDPKGKPDEEVLTSQEKPESEEQAQERKAESEGKPESEGKPVSEEEAKETKAESEGKPESEGKPKEDKPASEPREPRAGRKRPAGEDVPRNAKRKTNKGLAQCLKEYKEAIHDMHLSNEEMIREFDEMARVEDEVKKTRQKLGGFMWMQKSLQDPFHPRGPRELRGGCRAPQRGFEDIPFV from the exons ATGGAAAAACTCTGCAGTGAAAATGAAGCGAAGCCTGAGAACCAGGGCAAGATGGAAAACAAAGAACAGCCACTGGATGCAGGAAAACCAGGAGCAGCTTGTACTAGGGAAGATGAGGAAAACTTAGAAAACCAGGGATGGACAGATCCCAAGGGAAAACCAGATGAGGAAGTATTAACA AGCCAAGAAAAGCCAGAGAGTGAGGAACAAGcgcaagaaagaaaagcagagagcgAGGGGAAGCCAGAGAGCGAGGGGAAGCCAGTGAGTGAGgaagaagcaaaagaaacaaaagcagagagCGAGGGGAAGCCAGAGAGCGAGGGGAAGCCAAAAGAAGACAAGCCAGCCAGCGAACCAAGGGAACCGAGGGCTGGCAGAAAGCGCCCCGCTGGGGAGGATGTACCCAGGAACGCCAAAAGAAAAACCAACAAGGGGCTGGCTCAGTGTCTCAAGGAATACAAGGAGGCCATACATGATATGCATTTGAGCAATGAAGAGATGATAAGAGAATTTGATGAGATGGCCAGGGTAGAGGATGAGGTGAAGAAAACCAGACAGAAACTGGGGGGGTTTATGTGGATGCAAAAAAGTTTACAGGACCCCTTCCACCCAAGGGGCCCAAGGGAACTCAGGGGTGGCTGCAGGGCCCCGCAAAGGGGCTTTGAAGACATTCCTTTTGTGTAG